From Bombus vancouverensis nearcticus chromosome 15, iyBomVanc1_principal, whole genome shotgun sequence, the proteins below share one genomic window:
- the Osi18 gene encoding DUF1676 domain-containing protein Osi18, producing the protein MKFTTIVSSVALLAALTAAQRTETTADALQNIYYRCIDNESMLSCVKPKVLAYLSQAVKEDRLAITDDLAIVKSRNMAEESNEEYYPPQYDSVDPARKELLRSLMLEKLDAYLSSHQLEAKLPEAIVGSNIVPRALVDTMPRSLTVPLSDSSNGQGRGFVKKVMIPFLLGLKFKATALVPLALALIALKTWKALTLGLLSMVLSGAMMIFKLTKPKVAYEVVHYGHPPVEHPPHWETAAHGPYRGYRK; encoded by the exons ATGAAGTTCACAACGATCGTCTCGTCTGTCGCCCTTCTGGCCGCCCTCACCGCTGCGCAGAGGACTGAAACAACAGCTGACGCTCTTCAAAACATTTATTACAG ATGCATCGACAACGAGTCCATGTTATCATGCGTGAAACCCAAAGTTCTGGCCTACCTTAGCCAAGCTGTGAAAGAAGACAGACTAGCCATTACGGACGACTTAGCAATAGTTAAATCTCGAAACATGGCCGAAGAAAGCAATGAAGAATACTACCCTCCGCAGTACGACTCAGTAGATCCTGCAAGGAAAGAACTTCTTAGGTCTTTGATGTTGGAGAAACTAGACGCGTACCTGTCGAGTCACCAGCTGGAGGCTAAGCTGCCTGAGGCTATCGTTGGCTCCAATATTGTGCCGAGAGCCTTAGTGGATACCATGCCCAGAAGCTTGACTGTTCCTTTGTCTGACTCCTCGAACGGTCAAg gccgtggattcgttaagAAGGTTATGATACCGTTCCTGCTGGGTCTGAAGTTCAAAGCTACCGCTCTGGTGCCGCTCGCTCTTGCCTTGATTGCTCTGAAGACCTGGAAAGCTCTCACCCTGGGTCTCCTCTCGATGGTGCTCAGTGGAGCGATGATGATCTTCAAGCTGACGAAACCCAAGGTCGCCTACGAGGTCGTGCACTACGGACACCCACCAGTAGAGCACCCACCACACTGGGAAACGGCAGCTCATGGTCCCTATAGGGGGTACAGAAAATAA
- the Osi19 gene encoding DUF1676 domain-containing protein Osi19, whose product MKLFVLCAMLALAAAQPAKNDLWKGSGIDQMVDQTKIECSQKNDEVSCMKFKVLNLLDQIFRKDSFKVSETVEVTRNSYPVEEVSARSEGSFLDNVQTYLTSHDVTFKLPMDSSVKVSARDIDDDQLTFNVKFGQGRAVEEARKSKLKKVVIPILVFVLLKAMTLIPLAIGVLGLKAWNALQLSFFSFIVSVGMAIFQLCKKIAADGHAAPLTAHGPWEYQAQYRSFQDDEQPLASFAQNLAYSGHAQS is encoded by the exons ATGAAGCTGTTTGTGTTGTGCGCCATGTTGGCCCTGGCGGCCGCTCAACCCGCGAAGAACGACCTCTGGAAGGGTAGTGGTATAGACCAGATGGTTGATCAGACGAAAATCGAGTGCTCTCAAAAGAACGACGAGGTTTCCTGCATGAAATTCAAGGTCTTAAATCTCCTGGACCAGATCTTCCGCAAAGACAGCTTCAAG GTCTCTGAAACCGTGGAGGTGACTCGCAACTCGTACCCCGTCGAAGAAGTCTCGGCTCGCAGCGAGGGCTCTTTCCTGGACAATGTGCAGACCTACCTGACCTCTCACGACGTGACCTTTAAGCTGCCTATGGACTCGTCCGTGAAGGTGAGCGCCAGGGACATTGACGACGATCAGCTCACCTTCAACGTCAAGTTTGGCCAAGGTCGTGCCGTCGAAGAGGCTCGCAAGTCCAAGTTGAAGAAGGTCGTCATCCCCATCCTGGTGTTCGTCTTGCTCAAGGCCATGACTCTCATCCCCCTAGCCATCGGTGTCCTTGGTCTTAAAGCCTGGAACGCTCTTCAACTTTCATTCTTCAGCTTCATCGTCTCCGTCGGTATGGCGATCTTCCAGCTGTGCAAGAAAATTGCCGCTGACGGTCATGCAGCTCCATTGACCGCTCACGGACCATGGGAGTACCAAGCTCAATATAGATCCTTCCAAGACGACGAACAGCCATTGGCGTCATTCGCGCAAAACCTTGCGTATTCTGGACACGCGCAATCGTAA
- the Osi17 gene encoding DUF1676 domain-containing protein Osi17 has product MHLRSVIVIVYLCVVHANCQFFDVKNLKNYAKIFNFSGLSLNQTENELWKGLIRDCDRSVTFSCIQKNAYTYLDNVFVERDNITVFEGLTMTKNNLDYGTCRRKSDQDDSMDENLVERSSKDNCDEEESEEEKGEERGRQFGEEQSPLEEVTNALRKRAMKFLATRDYQIQLPDFFFEGATIRISPREIDENGALVRVDFGQQGLESQGRIFKKIRKFIQNKLMTSLLALLLIIKLIKLKFMFVIPFLFGVGTAKKLFLKLLLFFIPAFAHVFKLCSSYYSAHSTKYHHHHHQVAHHHHHVPVPVPVPTYYNHHHHDDEFDGYDYAHPHIQYRKDIEELKEWGIEPYEEPYEVQTEPVGAGTVPARPPPGVLPAPFPAPTYSGTYGIPQYAPNAQPIASPYLEKRPLTSAHNLAYSAYVDNNRRTVVQPASPTVVNVPLNPANLPSTILPTATNIKNSYIAFGQQNARQVSAKSSQIDSKATVVTQRSGYDDEYYGPIINRLEDIFKQLRFVEESCKERLVCSMYKNPAVYTPHSNLVSNELSRDPQELKRTGTESSSSKKFHRYFNAARLGQDGGDCLRTYPCHINTE; this is encoded by the exons ATGCATTTAAGATCCGTGATCGTGATCGTATATTTGTGCGTGGTGCATGCAAACTGTCAGTTCTTCGATGTTAAGAATTTGAAGAATTACGCAAAGATATTTAACTTCAGTGGTTTGTCGCTAAACCAGACTGAGAATGAATTGTGGAAAGGATTGATCAGGGACTGTGATCGATCCGTAACGTTCTCCTGCATACAGAAAAATGCTTACACATACCTAGACAATGTTTTCGTGGAGAGAGACAATATCACAGTGTTTGAGGGTTTGACTATGACGAAAAATAATTTGGATTATGGAACGTGTCGCAGGAAGAGTGATCAAGATGATTCCATGGATGAGAATCTGGTGGAAAGGTCCAGTAAGGATAATTGCGACGAAGAGGAAAGTGAAGAGGAGAAGGGAGAGGAAAGAGGTCGACAGTTCGGCGAGGAGCAGTCACCTTTGGAGGAAGTGACTAACGCGCTGCGGAAGAGGGCGATGAAATTTCTCGCGACCAGGGATTATCAGATTCAATTACCCGATTTTTTCTTCGAAGGAGCCACGATTCGAATAAGTCCTCGTGAGATTGATGAAAATGGCGCTTTGGTTAGAGTAGACTTCGGTCAGCAAGGCTTAGAAAGCCAAGGAAGAATCTTCAAGAAAATTA GAAAATTTATACAGAACAAGCTGATGACAAGCTTGTTAGCCCTGTTGCTCATCATCAAGCTAATCAAATTGAAGTTCATGTTCGTGATACCGTTCCTGTTCGGTGTCGGCACAGCGAAGAAGCTCTTCCTGAAATTGTTACTTTTCTTTATCCCAGCATTTGCGCACGTTTTTAAGCTATGCTCGAGCTACTATTCTGCGCACAGTACAAAGTACCACCACCATCATCATCAG GTAGCGCATCATCATCACCACGTACCAGTTCCAGTACCAGTTCCAACTTACTACAACCATCACCATCACGACGATGAATTCGATGGCTACGATTATGCTCATCCTCATATTCAATATCGAAAAGACATCGAGGAATTGAAGGAATGGGGCATCGAACCTTACGAAGAGCCTTACGAAGTTCAAACCGAGCCTGTAGGAGCTGGCACGGTGCCAGCTCGACCTCCACCAGGAGTGCTGCCGGCGCCATTCCCAGCGCCCACTTACTCTGGAACGTATGGTATTCCTCAGTATGCGCCAAACGCGCAGCCAATAGCTTCTCCGTATTTAGAAAAACGTCCACTGACATCTGCTCATAATCTGGCCTACTCAGCATACGTTGATAATAATCGTAGAACAGTTGTTCAACCAGCTTCGCCAACTGTCGTCAATGTCCCTTTAAATCCTGCAAATCTGCCGTCAACGATTTTGCCAACTGCGACAAATATAAAGAATTCGTACATTGCGTTTGGACAGCAAAATGCAAGACAAGTTTCGGCGAAGAGCAGTCAGATAGATTCGAAAGCAACAGTGGTTACGCAACGATCAGGATACGACGATGAATATTATGGACCGATAATTAACAGACTTGAAGATATATTTAAGCAACTTAGATTCGTCGAAGAAAGTTGCAAAGAGAGGCTCGTGTGCAGTATGTACAAGAATCCGGCTGTGTATACGCCGCACAGCAACCTCGTTTCGAACGAACTGTCCAG AGATCCACAGGAGTTGAAACGTACGGGGACCGAAAGCTCGTCCAGCAAGAAGTTCCACAGATATTTCAACGCGGCTAGATTGGGTCAAGATGGTGGAGATTGCTTGAGAACGTATCCATGTCACATAAATACCGAATAA
- the Osi20 gene encoding DUF1676 domain-containing protein Osi20, producing MRIFVATVAVVLMAGSCLASQDFLSKSLNECIAADSWMSCLKQEVLGYLDGKLGTSTEARSLDTVDEAIVARTFKYLKSFDYGIDLPFVDASLKYRPSRSLADLDIEFKGNEVATSQARGMLKKKLLLPFLLLLKLKLKALMPIFVAIIGLKALKALVLSKLAILLVVGFIAVQFFKKGGMMMPMGMSMEPAASPAYGAPPMPSTTSSYDPANTWDGNGPYSRVWTPTNGVEAQNLAYSYYSPGSGSNSYSSSSSSSASSSSINSGSSSGNY from the exons ATGAGGATTTTCGTAGCGACAGTAGCAGTTGTGTTGATGGCAGGAAGCTGCCTGGCCAGTCAAGATTTCCTCTCCAAGTCTCTCAACGAGTGCATCGCCGCGGACTCTTGGATGTCTTGCTTGAAGCAAGAGGTGCTTGGATATTTAGATGGAAAACTCGGGACTAGCACGGAAGCTAGGTCGTTGGATACAGTGGACGAAGCTATCGTTGCGAGGACTTTCAAGTACCTGAAGAGCTTTGACTATGGAATCGATTTACCCTTCGTGGATGCTAGTCTCAAGTACAGACCCAGCAGAAGTTTGGCTGATTTGGATATCGAATTCAAAGGAAACGAAGTTGCGACCAGTCAAGCTAGGGGAATGTTAAAGAAGAAGCTGCTGTTGCCATTCCTGTTGTTGTTGAAACTAAAATTGAAGGCTTTGATGCCTATCTTCGTTGCTATCATTGGTTTGAAAGCATTGAAGGCTCTAGTGCTCTCGAAACTCGCGATCCTCTTAGTCGTTGGATTCATCGCTGTGCAGTTCTTTAAGAAGGGTGGAATGATGATGCCAATGG GAATGTCGATGGAACCAGCTGCGTCACCGGCATACGGAGCTCCACCTATGCCCTCGACCACGTCGAGCTACGATCCAGCGAACACATGGGACGGAAATGGACCGTATTCCCGCGTCTGGACGCCGACCAACGGTGTGGAAGCCCAGAATCTCGCATACTCCTATTACTCGCCAGGCAGCGGATCGAATTCGTAttcttcttcctcgtcctcCTCGGCCTCCTCGTCGTCGATCAATTCCGGTAGCTCATCAGGAAACTATTAG